The following proteins are encoded in a genomic region of Streptomyces gobiensis:
- a CDS encoding DUF2516 family protein: MLLQGFGTLMSFVFLGLLVFAIFCVVDAALRREDAYRAADKKTKQFWLIILGLTVAAGLFVPSFFLLKIAGLIANIVYMVDVRPALIQVSGGGGGSYRGSSSDGPYGPYNR, from the coding sequence GTGTTGCTGCAGGGTTTCGGCACTTTGATGAGCTTTGTCTTCCTCGGGCTACTGGTCTTCGCGATCTTCTGCGTGGTGGACGCGGCTCTGCGCCGTGAGGACGCTTATCGGGCCGCCGACAAGAAGACCAAGCAGTTCTGGCTGATCATCCTTGGGCTGACGGTCGCCGCGGGCCTCTTCGTGCCGTCGTTCTTCCTGCTGAAGATCGCGGGCCTGATCGCCAACATCGTCTACATGGTCGATGTCCGCCCGGCTCTCATCCAGGTCAGCGGGGGCGGTGGCGGCAGCTACCGGGGCAGCAGCAGCGATGGGCCGTACGGTCCGTACAACCGCTGA
- a CDS encoding PP2C family protein-serine/threonine phosphatase yields the protein MPISVGDGTEVPVSAALPRQAETLLIIEADPAGAPPLPEMPDAFGGRVRVRTARNLTEAERLLTDDVHCVLLDLGVGDLDALPRVLRLAPQHAVLVLAGEDDAERAAEAVRIGAQDYLCRDELDGRLLSRAIRYAVERKRADLAQRQLTESRLRAQENARLERGLLPTPLLDGSALRFAARYRPGRSRALLGGDFYDTVRTADGTVHAMIGDVCGHGPDEAALGVELRIAWRALTFAGLCGDELLGTLQKVLEHERANEEIFATLCMVDISPDGRRAGVCLAGHPEPLVVGGGSAPRLLPYDYAGPALGLLPRARWSRSQVELGGVWSLMLYTDGLIEGRIGRGNERLGQDGMLDLVTSGLAGGRSGEQLLDGMLENVEELNGGVLTDDVAVLLLDRG from the coding sequence ATGCCCATATCCGTGGGCGATGGGACGGAGGTCCCGGTGTCAGCGGCGTTGCCACGGCAGGCGGAGACACTGCTCATCATCGAGGCCGATCCCGCCGGCGCCCCACCGCTCCCCGAGATGCCGGACGCCTTCGGCGGCCGGGTACGGGTCCGTACGGCCCGTAATCTCACCGAGGCCGAGCGGCTGCTCACCGACGATGTGCACTGCGTCCTGCTCGACCTGGGAGTGGGCGATCTCGACGCACTCCCCCGAGTGCTTCGGCTCGCGCCACAGCACGCGGTACTGGTGCTGGCCGGCGAGGACGATGCCGAGCGTGCGGCGGAGGCGGTACGGATCGGGGCACAGGACTACCTCTGCCGGGACGAGCTGGACGGCCGGCTGCTGAGCCGGGCGATCCGCTACGCGGTGGAGCGGAAGCGGGCCGACCTGGCACAGCGGCAGCTCACCGAGTCACGGCTGCGCGCCCAGGAGAACGCCCGGCTGGAACGTGGGCTGCTGCCCACCCCGCTGCTGGACGGAAGCGCACTGCGGTTCGCGGCGCGCTACCGGCCGGGGCGCTCGCGGGCGCTGCTGGGCGGGGACTTCTACGACACGGTGCGCACCGCCGATGGCACCGTGCACGCCATGATCGGGGATGTGTGCGGGCACGGCCCCGACGAGGCCGCGCTCGGCGTCGAGCTGCGGATCGCCTGGCGGGCGCTGACTTTCGCCGGGCTGTGCGGCGATGAGCTGCTGGGCACGCTGCAGAAGGTGCTGGAGCACGAACGGGCGAACGAGGAGATCTTCGCGACCCTGTGCATGGTCGATATCTCGCCGGACGGGCGCCGTGCCGGGGTCTGCCTCGCCGGTCACCCCGAGCCGCTGGTGGTCGGCGGTGGCTCCGCGCCACGGCTGCTGCCTTACGACTACGCCGGTCCAGCGCTCGGCCTGCTGCCGAGGGCCCGCTGGTCCCGCAGCCAGGTGGAGCTGGGCGGTGTGTGGAGCCTGATGCTCTACACGGACGGGTTGATCGAGGGCCGTATCGGGCGCGGCAATGAGCGGCTCGGCCAGGACGGCATGCTGGACCTCGTCACTTCCGGGCTGGCCGGGGGCAGGAGCGGTGAGCAGCTGCTGGACGGGATGCTGGAGAACGTGGAAGAGCTCAACGGCGGCGTGCTGACGGACGATGTAGCGGTGCTGCTGCTCGACCGGGGCTGA